In one window of Pieris brassicae chromosome 10, ilPieBrab1.1, whole genome shotgun sequence DNA:
- the LOC123714927 gene encoding proline-rich extensin-like protein EPR1 isoform X4: MTAKGRALGPAASLHGRWPPPKLAPTPAPCDYEPSKASKAVLDHAPAFSIGLRVSMPQAGSKTPAPNIYSMPPVLGEAREGSKRAAPAFSITGRGKAVESKTPLPGPGSYTTDKASSAVTKRQPAYTMAPRREVKQPSASVPGPGVYCPEKVEYQRMETKHTFSSRMKSEHREQMPAPNAYNPEKGERFLRETSPAFSFRTKSVTVKTGDAPAPNIYSPEKSLHALKNGPKYTLAGKGLAEKHDTTPAPNSYDPQKADKVLHEKSPAYTMRSKEVVEKIEQTPAPNSYAPEKSIQVLHSTPKFSLSGKGYSTKVEQTPAPNSYMPEKADKVLHESTPSYSFRTKDHYIVRSESPAPNVYAPEKSIHALDGAPKFTMSGKGPSEKISNNPAPNVYNLDKADRLLHESSPSYTFRTKEEIVKINDTPAPNVYKPENSIHMLDSSPKFTIAGKAPPLKINNLPAPNAYSPDKADKLLLESTPAYTFRLKNIIEKANDTPGPNAYDPHLLDGSTKFSLYGRGLDPKPSDTPAPNAYDPRILDVSPKYTMQGKGPSEKSSDVPAPNKYDPHLPEDSPKFTLAGKGRDCKPMYTPGPNFYDPQIPSSTPKYTMSGKGPEGKFPDVPGPNAYDPHLPNGTPKFTMLGKGLTFKPSETPGPAAYDPHLPLNSPRYTMSGKGPDSKVSDVPAPNLYDPHVLDNTPKFTIAGKGKPDKISDTPGPTAYDPNLHSEAPKYSFGVKGPADKPSNNPSPNAYNPEKADNVIHEHSPAYTFRSKPENGKIPDTPAPNCYDHEKGDKITHQAGPSYTFRPKIEDNKLVNNPAPNAYNPETANKVIFEKKPMYSLYPKGKDAKISDFPAPNVYSPEKADKILLDNSPRYSFRIKTKSPKPDNVPAPNSYNPDKADKVLMHSSPQYTFRIKSDNLKVPDTPAPNSYTIPTPVKTPLYTISGRHKEPIDERLKVPAPGSYDPEKSYNFVLTYSPQYTFGVKIQTDKYAETPAPNTYRVPSVLDSPVYTFAGRHKIPVDDRARVPAPGTYSPEKVQLDKSTKITFGIKHSPLLGQLKPIEPRPNEVRDTTDVNYNKLERNVTETVDGVRSHITQVRSHEIRSNTATPEPVQETLTQDIVWVPEQTQRRGSYTIEKVDENNFYERYGNSEVVPVQNGVIRVSDSGERGSSSNEEQSSEVIKKEGFVQSVDKRVHNANAHEKNQKASEEVYVDSDVKQLPNGISKTTTTTTVKKVGTTARTANSSTAVTRTKTAVTSVGTK; the protein is encoded by the exons ATGACCGCAAAAG GAAGGGCACTGGGACCTGCGGCATCTTTACATGGAAGATGGCCTCCACCGAAGTTGGCACCTACGCCCGCCCCATGCGATTACGAGCCCAGTAAGGCATCGAAAGCAGTGCTTGACCACGCACCAGCATTTTCAATAGGCCTTCGCGTCAGTATGCCTCAAGCTGGCAGTAAAACACCAG CTCCGAATATATATTCGATGCCACCGGTGCTCGGTGAGGCGCGAGAGGGAAGCAAACGAGCAGCGCCCGCCTTTAGCATCACCGGAAGAGGAAAAGCCGTTGAGTCGAAGACGCCCTTGCCTGGCCCTGGGAGTTATACAACGGATAAGGCGTCTTCTGCGGTGACGAAGAGGCAACCTGCATATACAATGGCTCCAAGGAGAGAAGTTAAGCAGCCATCTGCATCTGTGCCTGGCCCGGGAGTTTATTGCCCGGAAAAG GTTGAGTACCAACGTATGGAAactaaacatacattttcGAGTAGAATGAAGAGTGAGCATCGCGAGCAAATGCCCGCACCAAATGCTTATAACCCAGAGAAAGGTGAACGGTTTTTAAGAGAGACATCTCCGGCTTTTTCGTTCCGAACGAAATCCGTAACAGTAAAAACTGGCGATGCTCCCGCACCAAACATTTATTCACCTGAAAAGTCCCTTCATGCACTTAAAAATGGGCCAAAGTATACCCTGGCTGGAAAGGGATTAGCTGAGAAACATGACACGACGCCAGCACCCAATTCATACGATCCCCAAAAGGCAGACAAGGTGTTGCATGAAAAATCACCTGCTTACACTATGCGTTCTAAAGAAGTTGTAGAAAAAATAGAGCAGACGCCTGCACCAAATTCATACGCACCAGAAAAATCCATTCAAGTACTTCATAGTACGCCCAAATTTAGCTTATCGGGCAAAGGTTATTCTACAAAAGTTGAACAAACGCCAGCTCCAAATAGCTATATGCCTGAGAAAGCGGACAAGGTATTGCACGAAAGTACTCCATCATATTCCTTCAGAACCAAAGATCACTACATTGTTAGGAGTGAATCCCCGGCGCCAAATGTCTATGCACCGGAGAAATCTATTCATGCTTTAGATGGCGCTCCTAAGTTTACGATGAGCGGAAAAGGTCCATCCGAAAAAATCTCTAATAATCCGGCTCCAAACGTATATAACCTGGACAAAGCTGATAGACTATTACACGAGTCATCACCTTCTTATACATTTCGCACCAAGGAAGAGATTGTAAAAATCAATGATACACCAGCACCAAATGTCTATAAGCCCGAAAATTCAATTCATATGTTGGATAGTTCACCCAAGTTTACGATAGCTGGAAAAGCGCCtcctttaaaaattaacaatttgcCAGCTCCTAACGCGTATTCTCCTGATAAGGCCGATAAATTACTTCTGGAAAGTACTCCAGCATATACATTTcgccttaaaaatataatcgaaAAAGCGAACGATACTCCTGGACCTAATGCATACGATCCACATTTACTGGATGGAAGTACCAAGTTTAGCTTATACGGAAGAGGCCTTGATCCAAAACCGTCTGATACACCAGCTCCAAACGCGTATGACCCGAGGATTTTAGACGTCTCACCAAAGTACACAATGCAAGGAAAGGGACCATCTGAAAAATCATCAGATGTACCTGCACCCAATAAATATGATCCACATTTACCAGAAGATTCTCCTAAATTCACTTTAGCGGGAAAAGGTCGCGACTGCAAGCCTATGTATACACCAGGACCTAACTTCTATGACCCTCAGATACCAAGCAGTACTCCAAAATATACCATGTCTGGAAAAGGCCCTGAAGGGAAATTCCCTGATGTTCCAGGCCCGAATGCGTATGATCCTCATTTGCCGAATGGTACACCTAAATTTACAATGTTAGGAAAAGGATTGACATTCAAACCTTCCGAGACACCTGGGCCAGCCGCTTACGATCCGCATCTGCCCTTAAATTCCCCCAGATATACTATGTCTGGCAAAGGGCCTGATTCAAAGGTATCTGATGTGCCAGCGCCCAACCTGTATGACCCTCATGTATTAGATAACACACCTAAGTTCACAATCGCAGGTAAAGGTAAACCAGATAAAATATCTGACACCCCTGGACCGACTGCTTATGATCCAAATCTGCATAGCGAAGCCCCAAAATACAGCTTCGGAGTGAAAGGTCCAGCCGATAAACCTTCAAATAACCCATCTCCTAATGCTTATAACCCTGAAAAAGCGGACAACGTAATTCATGAGCATTCTCCAGCTTATACTTTCCGTTCAAAACCAGAGAACGGAAAGATTCCGGATACCCCGGCACCTAATTGTTACGATCACGAAAAGGGAGATAAAATCACACATCAGGCGGGGCCATCGTACACGTTTAGGCCAAAAATAGAAGATAACAAACTTGTTAATAATCCTGCACCTAACGCCTACAATCCTGAAACTGCAAACAAAGTGATATTTGAGAAGAAGCCAATGTACTCGTTATACCCGAAAGGGAAAGATGCTAAGATCAGTGATTTTCCTGCCCCTAACGTGTACAGTCCAGAAAAAGccgataaaatattattggacAATTCACCTCGATACTCATTTAGGATTAAAACGAAATCTCCGAAGCCCGACAATGTTCCTGCGCCTAATTCATACAACCCGGATAAGGCGGACAAAGTGTTGATGCACAGCTCACCCCAGTATACATTTAGGATAAAATCTGACAACTTAAAAGTTCCTGATACCCCGg CGCCCAACAGTTACACCATCCCTACGCCCGTGAAGACGCCATTGTATACAATATCTGGGAGACATAAGGAGCCGATCGATGAGCGTTTGAAGGTTCCAGCTCCTGGTAGTTATGACCCAGAGAAGAGTTATAATTTCGTTTTGACGTATTCACCGCAATACACTTTTGGAGTTAAAATACAGACGGACAAATATGCAGAGACACCAG cGCCCAACACATATCGTGTACCTTCAGTCCTGGATTCTCCTGTGTACACATTTGCCGGACGTCACAAGATACCCGTTGATGATCGTGCCAGAGTACCAGCTCCTGGAACATATTCACCAGAAAAG gtTCAGTTAGACAAgtcaacaaaaataacatttggCATAAAGCATTCACCGTTACTCGGACAGTTGAAACCAATTGAGCCACGTCCTAATGAAGTCAGAGATACCACTGACgtcaattataacaaattggAAAGAAATGTAACAGAAACAGTTGACGGTGTCCGGAGTCACATCACTCAAGTGAGATCTCACGAGATCAGAAGTAACACGGCAACACCTGAACCCGTTCAAGAGACATTGACCCAAGACATCGTATGGGTACCTGAACAAACACAAAGACGTGGTTCCTATACCATTGAGAAAGTCGATGAAAACAATTTCTATGAACGATACGGGAATAGTGAAGTGGTACCAGTACAAAATGGCGTTATCCGTGTATCAGACAGCGGAGAACGGGGTTCCTCATCCAACGAAGAACAGAGCAGTGAAGTAATTAAGAAGGAAGGATTCGTACAAAGTGTCGATAAAAGAGTTCACAACGCTAACGCTCACGAAAAGAACCAAAAGGCGTCGGAAGAAGTTTACGTGGACTCTGATGTTAAGCAACTTCCAAATGGAATATCTAAAACTACTACAACTACGACGGTAAAGAAAGTGGGCACAACTGCTAGAACAGCGAACTCTTCAACTGCTGTAACACGTACTAAAACAGCTGTAACATCTGTGGGGACAAAGTAA
- the LOC123714927 gene encoding adhesive plaque matrix protein isoform X2: MGIRQNPWTPTKRRGPIAAEAASPGPAVVSLPSLIGKPPQESRKSRAPAFTFGQKLDPAGKEKTGPGPASYNTEGMTAKGRALGPAASLHGRWPPPKLAPTPAPCDYEPSKASKAVLDHAPAFSIGLRVSMPQAGSKTPAPNIYSMPPVLGEAREGSKRAAPAFSITGRGKAVESKTPLPGPGSYTTDKASSAVTKRQPAYTMAPRREVKQPSASVPGPGVYCPEKVEYQRMETKHTFSSRMKSEHREQMPAPNAYNPEKGERFLRETSPAFSFRTKSVTVKTGDAPAPNIYSPEKSLHALKNGPKYTLAGKGLAEKHDTTPAPNSYDPQKADKVLHEKSPAYTMRSKEVVEKIEQTPAPNSYAPEKSIQVLHSTPKFSLSGKGYSTKVEQTPAPNSYMPEKADKVLHESTPSYSFRTKDHYIVRSESPAPNVYAPEKSIHALDGAPKFTMSGKGPSEKISNNPAPNVYNLDKADRLLHESSPSYTFRTKEEIVKINDTPAPNVYKPENSIHMLDSSPKFTIAGKAPPLKINNLPAPNAYSPDKADKLLLESTPAYTFRLKNIIEKANDTPGPNAYDPHLLDGSTKFSLYGRGLDPKPSDTPAPNAYDPRILDVSPKYTMQGKGPSEKSSDVPAPNKYDPHLPEDSPKFTLAGKGRDCKPMYTPGPNFYDPQIPSSTPKYTMSGKGPEGKFPDVPGPNAYDPHLPNGTPKFTMLGKGLTFKPSETPGPAAYDPHLPLNSPRYTMSGKGPDSKVSDVPAPNLYDPHVLDNTPKFTIAGKGKPDKISDTPGPTAYDPNLHSEAPKYSFGVKGPADKPSNNPSPNAYNPEKADNVIHEHSPAYTFRSKPENGKIPDTPAPNCYDHEKGDKITHQAGPSYTFRPKIEDNKLVNNPAPNAYNPETANKVIFEKKPMYSLYPKGKDAKISDFPAPNVYSPEKADKILLDNSPRYSFRIKTKSPKPDNVPAPNSYNPDKADKVLMHSSPQYTFRIKSDNLKVPDTPAPNSYTIPTPVKTPLYTISGRHKEPIDERLKVPAPGSYDPEKSYNFVLTYSPQYTFGVKIQTDKYAETPAPNTYRVPSVLDSPVYTFAGRHKIPVDDRARVPAPGTYSPEKVQLDKSTKITFGIKHSPLLGQLKPIEPRPNEVRDTTDVNYNKLERNVTETVDGVRSHITQVRSHEIRSNTATPEPVQETLTQDIVWVPEQTQRRGSYTIEKVDENNFYERYGNSEVVPVQNGVIRVSDSGERGSSSNEEQSSEVIKKEGFVQSVDKRVHNANAHEKNQKASEEVYVDSDVKQLPNGISKTTTTTTVKKVGTTARTANSSTAVTRTKTAVTSVGTK; encoded by the exons ATGGGAATACGTCAGAACCCCTGGACACCAACAAAACGACGTGGTCCGATTGCAGCTGAAGCCGCCAGCCCCGGTCCAGCCGTTGTTTCTTTGCCATCACTTATCG GCAAGCCACCACAAGAATCTCGTAAGAGCCGTGCACCAGCGTTCACATTCGGGCAAAAGTTGGATCCCGCTGGGAAGGAAAAGACAGGCCCGGGCCCCGCTTCATACAACACTGAGGGAATGACCGCAAAAG GAAGGGCACTGGGACCTGCGGCATCTTTACATGGAAGATGGCCTCCACCGAAGTTGGCACCTACGCCCGCCCCATGCGATTACGAGCCCAGTAAGGCATCGAAAGCAGTGCTTGACCACGCACCAGCATTTTCAATAGGCCTTCGCGTCAGTATGCCTCAAGCTGGCAGTAAAACACCAG CTCCGAATATATATTCGATGCCACCGGTGCTCGGTGAGGCGCGAGAGGGAAGCAAACGAGCAGCGCCCGCCTTTAGCATCACCGGAAGAGGAAAAGCCGTTGAGTCGAAGACGCCCTTGCCTGGCCCTGGGAGTTATACAACGGATAAGGCGTCTTCTGCGGTGACGAAGAGGCAACCTGCATATACAATGGCTCCAAGGAGAGAAGTTAAGCAGCCATCTGCATCTGTGCCTGGCCCGGGAGTTTATTGCCCGGAAAAG GTTGAGTACCAACGTATGGAAactaaacatacattttcGAGTAGAATGAAGAGTGAGCATCGCGAGCAAATGCCCGCACCAAATGCTTATAACCCAGAGAAAGGTGAACGGTTTTTAAGAGAGACATCTCCGGCTTTTTCGTTCCGAACGAAATCCGTAACAGTAAAAACTGGCGATGCTCCCGCACCAAACATTTATTCACCTGAAAAGTCCCTTCATGCACTTAAAAATGGGCCAAAGTATACCCTGGCTGGAAAGGGATTAGCTGAGAAACATGACACGACGCCAGCACCCAATTCATACGATCCCCAAAAGGCAGACAAGGTGTTGCATGAAAAATCACCTGCTTACACTATGCGTTCTAAAGAAGTTGTAGAAAAAATAGAGCAGACGCCTGCACCAAATTCATACGCACCAGAAAAATCCATTCAAGTACTTCATAGTACGCCCAAATTTAGCTTATCGGGCAAAGGTTATTCTACAAAAGTTGAACAAACGCCAGCTCCAAATAGCTATATGCCTGAGAAAGCGGACAAGGTATTGCACGAAAGTACTCCATCATATTCCTTCAGAACCAAAGATCACTACATTGTTAGGAGTGAATCCCCGGCGCCAAATGTCTATGCACCGGAGAAATCTATTCATGCTTTAGATGGCGCTCCTAAGTTTACGATGAGCGGAAAAGGTCCATCCGAAAAAATCTCTAATAATCCGGCTCCAAACGTATATAACCTGGACAAAGCTGATAGACTATTACACGAGTCATCACCTTCTTATACATTTCGCACCAAGGAAGAGATTGTAAAAATCAATGATACACCAGCACCAAATGTCTATAAGCCCGAAAATTCAATTCATATGTTGGATAGTTCACCCAAGTTTACGATAGCTGGAAAAGCGCCtcctttaaaaattaacaatttgcCAGCTCCTAACGCGTATTCTCCTGATAAGGCCGATAAATTACTTCTGGAAAGTACTCCAGCATATACATTTcgccttaaaaatataatcgaaAAAGCGAACGATACTCCTGGACCTAATGCATACGATCCACATTTACTGGATGGAAGTACCAAGTTTAGCTTATACGGAAGAGGCCTTGATCCAAAACCGTCTGATACACCAGCTCCAAACGCGTATGACCCGAGGATTTTAGACGTCTCACCAAAGTACACAATGCAAGGAAAGGGACCATCTGAAAAATCATCAGATGTACCTGCACCCAATAAATATGATCCACATTTACCAGAAGATTCTCCTAAATTCACTTTAGCGGGAAAAGGTCGCGACTGCAAGCCTATGTATACACCAGGACCTAACTTCTATGACCCTCAGATACCAAGCAGTACTCCAAAATATACCATGTCTGGAAAAGGCCCTGAAGGGAAATTCCCTGATGTTCCAGGCCCGAATGCGTATGATCCTCATTTGCCGAATGGTACACCTAAATTTACAATGTTAGGAAAAGGATTGACATTCAAACCTTCCGAGACACCTGGGCCAGCCGCTTACGATCCGCATCTGCCCTTAAATTCCCCCAGATATACTATGTCTGGCAAAGGGCCTGATTCAAAGGTATCTGATGTGCCAGCGCCCAACCTGTATGACCCTCATGTATTAGATAACACACCTAAGTTCACAATCGCAGGTAAAGGTAAACCAGATAAAATATCTGACACCCCTGGACCGACTGCTTATGATCCAAATCTGCATAGCGAAGCCCCAAAATACAGCTTCGGAGTGAAAGGTCCAGCCGATAAACCTTCAAATAACCCATCTCCTAATGCTTATAACCCTGAAAAAGCGGACAACGTAATTCATGAGCATTCTCCAGCTTATACTTTCCGTTCAAAACCAGAGAACGGAAAGATTCCGGATACCCCGGCACCTAATTGTTACGATCACGAAAAGGGAGATAAAATCACACATCAGGCGGGGCCATCGTACACGTTTAGGCCAAAAATAGAAGATAACAAACTTGTTAATAATCCTGCACCTAACGCCTACAATCCTGAAACTGCAAACAAAGTGATATTTGAGAAGAAGCCAATGTACTCGTTATACCCGAAAGGGAAAGATGCTAAGATCAGTGATTTTCCTGCCCCTAACGTGTACAGTCCAGAAAAAGccgataaaatattattggacAATTCACCTCGATACTCATTTAGGATTAAAACGAAATCTCCGAAGCCCGACAATGTTCCTGCGCCTAATTCATACAACCCGGATAAGGCGGACAAAGTGTTGATGCACAGCTCACCCCAGTATACATTTAGGATAAAATCTGACAACTTAAAAGTTCCTGATACCCCGg CGCCCAACAGTTACACCATCCCTACGCCCGTGAAGACGCCATTGTATACAATATCTGGGAGACATAAGGAGCCGATCGATGAGCGTTTGAAGGTTCCAGCTCCTGGTAGTTATGACCCAGAGAAGAGTTATAATTTCGTTTTGACGTATTCACCGCAATACACTTTTGGAGTTAAAATACAGACGGACAAATATGCAGAGACACCAG cGCCCAACACATATCGTGTACCTTCAGTCCTGGATTCTCCTGTGTACACATTTGCCGGACGTCACAAGATACCCGTTGATGATCGTGCCAGAGTACCAGCTCCTGGAACATATTCACCAGAAAAG gtTCAGTTAGACAAgtcaacaaaaataacatttggCATAAAGCATTCACCGTTACTCGGACAGTTGAAACCAATTGAGCCACGTCCTAATGAAGTCAGAGATACCACTGACgtcaattataacaaattggAAAGAAATGTAACAGAAACAGTTGACGGTGTCCGGAGTCACATCACTCAAGTGAGATCTCACGAGATCAGAAGTAACACGGCAACACCTGAACCCGTTCAAGAGACATTGACCCAAGACATCGTATGGGTACCTGAACAAACACAAAGACGTGGTTCCTATACCATTGAGAAAGTCGATGAAAACAATTTCTATGAACGATACGGGAATAGTGAAGTGGTACCAGTACAAAATGGCGTTATCCGTGTATCAGACAGCGGAGAACGGGGTTCCTCATCCAACGAAGAACAGAGCAGTGAAGTAATTAAGAAGGAAGGATTCGTACAAAGTGTCGATAAAAGAGTTCACAACGCTAACGCTCACGAAAAGAACCAAAAGGCGTCGGAAGAAGTTTACGTGGACTCTGATGTTAAGCAACTTCCAAATGGAATATCTAAAACTACTACAACTACGACGGTAAAGAAAGTGGGCACAACTGCTAGAACAGCGAACTCTTCAACTGCTGTAACACGTACTAAAACAGCTGTAACATCTGTGGGGACAAAGTAA